The genome window ATTGGAACGTCACGGGTCCCATGTTCAACACGCTGCATCAGATGTTCATGACGCAGTACACCGAAGAGTGGACCGCGCTGGACAGCATCGCTGAACGCATCCGCGCGCTGGGCCACTACGCTCCGGGCACCTACCGCGAGTACTCGAAGCTGTCGTCGATCTCGGAACCGGAAACCGTGCCGCAAGCGCTGGAAATGGTGCGCCTGCTGGTTGATGGCAACGAATCGGTCGCCAAAACCGCCCGCGCCGCCTTCGAAAAGGCCGACGCGGCCAACGACCAGCCCACGGCCGACCTGCTGACGCAGCGTCTGGACGTGCATGAAAAGAACGCCTGGATGCTGCGCAGCCTGTTGCAGGAATAAGCGCAGGCGGCGCCGCTTCGGCGTCAGCAATAACAATGGCGCGCCTTGGCGCGCCATTGTTTTGCGTCAACAGAAGCCGTTCGCGAATACCAGTGCGATCAGGCCGTCAGGACACACTGCATACCGGCACCGGAGAGATGCGCTTGGCTGGCGTGGGAATGCGCCAGGATGCGCGGCGGCGCAAGGCGCCAAAGAGCTTTAAGCCTTCCGGCCAGTCGCCCAGCCCGCTGTCTCCGTTGATGTGTCCGGCCCCCGATAGCACTACGATCCGGCTGCCCCAGTCCTGCGCAAAGGCTCGGGCGCGATCCAGCCGGCAGTAGGGATCGTCATCGCTGGCGATAACGACGCTTTGAAATGGCAAGGGCTGGCGCGAAATAGGGGCGAAGCTGCGCAGACAAGTCGGCGCGTCGGCGCGTTCCACGTCGGCCGGCGCCACCAGCAACGCCCCGGCCACCTTGGCGCGCAATGGAACGGGCAAGGCTGCGCTGATCAGACAGCCCAGGCTATGGGCGATCAGCAGCACCGGGCTGCGGGCGTGGTCAACTTCGGCTGCCAACGTGGAAATCCATTCCGCCGGGGCGGGGCTTTCCCAGTCGCGCTGCTCAATGCGCACGGCATGCGGCAACAGCGCTGCCCAGCGCGATTGCCAGTGTTCGGGACCGGAGTTTTTCCATCCCGGGACGATGATCGGTTGGAGTCTCATGGAAAGGATGATGCCGCGCCCCTTTAGTAACTCAAACGAATAAATCGTCTTTTGCATATACCGCAGCGGGTATAAGGCGGCATGCGCCGCGATGCGGCACTGCATGCTCCGGGGCGGCCTGGAAGCCGGGCCGGATGGCCGCCAAATACTAGGTTCTTTCGGTGTATGCTTGCCGTGCAAATGCACCGTAACGGGGCGTGGCCGTACCGTTG of Achromobacter seleniivolatilans contains these proteins:
- a CDS encoding RBBP9/YdeN family alpha/beta hydrolase, with amino-acid sequence MRLQPIIVPGWKNSGPEHWQSRWAALLPHAVRIEQRDWESPAPAEWISTLAAEVDHARSPVLLIAHSLGCLISAALPVPLRAKVAGALLVAPADVERADAPTCLRSFAPISRQPLPFQSVVIASDDDPYCRLDRARAFAQDWGSRIVVLSGAGHINGDSGLGDWPEGLKLFGALRRRASWRIPTPAKRISPVPVCSVS
- a CDS encoding Dps family protein, giving the protein MAKSTKKTSSVPRINIGISDKDRAAVAGELSKLLADSYTLYLMTHNFHWNVTGPMFNTLHQMFMTQYTEEWTALDSIAERIRALGHYAPGTYREYSKLSSISEPETVPQALEMVRLLVDGNESVAKTARAAFEKADAANDQPTADLLTQRLDVHEKNAWMLRSLLQE